In a single window of the Alteriqipengyuania lutimaris genome:
- a CDS encoding TIGR02300 family protein, which produces MVKPEWGTKRTCPKCGTRFYDLTNDDPVTCIECGNEWTPEPVLKSKQPIPFEEEDKKKKEKEADSDLAGDDLEDIDVDDDEDSPDNEVDLGGDDDLGVSKSKGDDDDSDDT; this is translated from the coding sequence ATGGTCAAACCCGAATGGGGCACCAAGCGTACCTGCCCCAAATGCGGCACGCGTTTTTATGACCTCACCAACGACGATCCGGTGACCTGCATCGAATGCGGGAACGAGTGGACGCCTGAGCCCGTGCTCAAGTCCAAGCAGCCGATTCCGTTCGAGGAAGAGGACAAGAAGAAGAAGGAAAAGGAAGCCGACAGCGATCTGGCTGGCGACGACCTGGAAGATATCGACGTCGACGACGACGAGGATTCGCCCGACAACGAGGTGGACCTTGGCGGCGACGACGACCTCGGCGTGTCGAAGTCCAAGGG
- the aroA gene encoding 3-phosphoshikimate 1-carboxyvinyltransferase produces MQNSPSPQTFRPASPLRGSIAVPGDKSISHRALILGACAVGETRVSGLLEGEDVLATAAALRSMGADIERTGDGEWRIHGVGVGGLLQPDAAIDCGNSGTSARLLMGLVASHGITASFTGDASLSKRPMGRVIEPLSRMGAGFTSSPGGRMPLMLEGADPAVPISYRLPVASAQVKSAVLLAGLNTPGITTVIEPVPTRDHSERMLRGFGAQIEVGEEDGARVIRLTGQVDLQPQVLTVPGDPSSAAFFMVAATLVESSDLTIRNVGMNPTRAGFVGVLRDMGASIEEVDAREVGGEPVADLRVRHAPLTGIEIDPALAPSMIDEFPVLFVAAALAQGTTITRGLEELRVKESDRLATMAAALTSIGARVEENENGLTVHGTGGEPLRGSANARVKTHLDHRIAMSMAVAGLASRDGVEIDDASPIATSFPGFESLLEQASSPEAA; encoded by the coding sequence ATGCAGAATTCACCCTCCCCGCAGACCTTCCGACCCGCCAGCCCGCTGCGGGGAAGCATCGCGGTGCCGGGCGACAAGTCGATCAGCCATCGCGCGCTGATTCTGGGCGCCTGCGCCGTGGGCGAAACGCGCGTTTCCGGCCTGCTTGAGGGTGAAGACGTGCTTGCCACCGCCGCCGCACTGCGGAGCATGGGGGCGGATATCGAGAGAACCGGCGATGGCGAGTGGCGCATCCATGGCGTCGGCGTCGGCGGACTGCTGCAACCCGATGCCGCGATCGATTGCGGTAATAGCGGGACTTCGGCCCGCCTGTTGATGGGGCTGGTCGCGAGCCACGGGATCACCGCGAGCTTCACGGGCGATGCAAGCCTGTCGAAGCGCCCGATGGGCCGCGTGATCGAGCCGCTCTCCCGGATGGGTGCAGGCTTCACGTCCTCGCCGGGTGGCCGTATGCCGCTGATGCTCGAAGGCGCAGACCCGGCGGTGCCAATCAGCTATCGCCTGCCGGTGGCGAGCGCGCAGGTCAAAAGCGCGGTCCTGCTCGCCGGGCTGAACACGCCGGGAATCACCACCGTGATCGAGCCGGTCCCCACCCGCGACCATAGCGAACGCATGCTGCGTGGCTTCGGGGCACAGATCGAGGTGGGTGAGGAAGATGGAGCGCGCGTCATCCGCCTGACCGGACAGGTGGATCTGCAGCCGCAGGTGCTGACCGTGCCGGGCGATCCGTCTTCGGCCGCGTTCTTCATGGTCGCCGCCACACTCGTCGAAAGCAGCGACCTGACGATCCGCAATGTCGGGATGAACCCGACCCGCGCGGGATTCGTCGGCGTGCTGCGCGACATGGGGGCCAGTATCGAAGAAGTCGACGCCCGCGAAGTCGGCGGTGAGCCGGTCGCGGACCTGAGGGTCCGCCATGCTCCGCTGACGGGCATCGAAATCGATCCCGCCCTCGCCCCCTCGATGATCGACGAATTCCCGGTCCTGTTCGTCGCCGCAGCGCTGGCGCAGGGCACCACGATCACGCGCGGGCTGGAAGAATTGCGCGTGAAGGAAAGCGATCGCCTCGCCACGATGGCCGCGGCGCTCACCAGTATCGGCGCGCGGGTGGAAGAGAACGAGAACGGGTTGACGGTCCACGGCACCGGCGGCGAGCCGCTTCGCGGATCGGCCAATGCACGGGTGAAGACGCACCTGGACCATCGGATCGCCATGAGCATGGCAGTCGCCGGTCTCGCCAGCCGCGACGGAGTGGAGATCGACGACGCCTCCCCCATCGCAACCAGCTTCCCCGGCTTTGAAAGCTTGCTCGAACAGGCTAGTTCGCCAGAAGCCGCCTGA
- a CDS encoding DUF411 domain-containing protein — protein MMFRLIAPALIALAACSTAVQAATYEMFRDPNCGCCEMWADHVRAENETDVAEVTTQDIAAVKTANGVPQDLWSCHTMIVDGYVIEGHVPAADIARLLAERPAGVKGLAVPGMPLGSPGMDMGDRKQAYQVIAFGDNGRSVFASYPGT, from the coding sequence ATGATGTTCCGCCTGATCGCCCCCGCCCTGATCGCGCTGGCCGCCTGCTCGACCGCCGTCCAGGCCGCCACCTACGAGATGTTCCGCGATCCCAATTGCGGCTGCTGCGAAATGTGGGCGGACCATGTCCGCGCCGAAAACGAGACCGACGTAGCCGAGGTGACCACGCAGGACATCGCGGCGGTCAAGACGGCCAATGGCGTGCCTCAGGACCTGTGGAGCTGCCACACGATGATCGTCGATGGCTACGTGATCGAAGGTCACGTCCCCGCCGCCGATATCGCCCGCCTGCTGGCCGAACGTCCCGCGGGCGTGAAGGGCCTGGCCGTGCCGGGAATGCCGCTCGGTTCGCCGGGAATGGACATGGGCGATCGCAAGCAGGCCTACCAGGTCATCGCGTTCGGCGATAATGGACGCTCGGTCTTCGCAAGCTATCCGGGAACATGA
- a CDS encoding CBU_0592 family membrane protein: MTGLDTYSIVGFVGMACIIGAYAFLTQSKAANPFILHGTNLVGAALLTVSLLVHTNWPSLVLEGFWAAIAIWGLAKAICERRKQGIAQQ; encoded by the coding sequence ATGACCGGGCTCGACACCTATTCCATCGTCGGCTTCGTCGGGATGGCCTGCATCATCGGGGCCTATGCCTTTCTGACCCAGAGCAAGGCGGCGAACCCGTTCATCCTCCACGGAACCAACTTGGTCGGCGCCGCGCTGCTGACGGTCAGCCTGCTGGTCCACACCAACTGGCCCAGCCTCGTGCTCGAAGGCTTCTGGGCGGCGATCGCGATCTGGGGGCTGGCGAAAGCGATATGCGAGCGCCGCAAGCAAGGGATTGCGCAGCAATGA
- a CDS encoding (d)CMP kinase — protein MIIAVDGPTASGKGTIASAIARHFGLPHLDTGLLYRAVGRQVQLAGGDPDNAEHALAGASFPDSLLDDPELRSEDIGGFASRVSVHHDVRTALLDRQRLFAQAECGAVLDGRDIGTVICPDADVKLFVTASLDARTERRFAEMQGQGRDMTRNEVYAQIERRDARDMGRKDAPLKPASDAFILDTTSLDKQASIEAAIAAVEDVRGQRG, from the coding sequence ATGATCATCGCTGTCGACGGCCCCACCGCCAGCGGAAAAGGCACCATCGCCAGCGCCATCGCGCGTCATTTCGGCCTGCCGCATCTCGATACCGGGCTGCTCTACCGCGCCGTCGGACGGCAGGTGCAGCTTGCCGGAGGCGATCCCGATAATGCCGAGCACGCGCTTGCCGGGGCAAGCTTTCCCGATAGCCTGCTCGACGATCCCGAACTGCGCAGCGAGGACATCGGCGGGTTCGCCAGCCGGGTCTCGGTGCACCACGATGTCCGTACGGCCCTGCTCGACCGGCAACGGCTCTTCGCGCAAGCAGAATGCGGCGCAGTGCTCGACGGGCGCGATATCGGCACCGTCATCTGCCCCGATGCGGACGTGAAGCTGTTCGTCACCGCATCTCTCGACGCGCGGACCGAGCGGCGCTTTGCCGAAATGCAGGGCCAGGGTCGCGACATGACGCGCAACGAGGTTTACGCCCAGATCGAGCGGCGCGATGCGCGCGACATGGGCCGCAAGGACGCCCCGCTCAAGCCTGCGTCCGATGCGTTCATTCTCGATACCACCTCGCTCGACAAGCAGGCCTCGATAGAAGCCGCGATCGCAGCGGTGGAAGACGTGCGCGGGCAGCGCGGCTGA
- a CDS encoding EAL domain-containing protein has product MAFQPIVDLETGEVFAYEALVRGENGEPASEVLAGVTDENRYAFDQQCRVAAIKGAVAAGILGTQARLSINFLPNAVYSPLACIQLTLQTAREVGFPTERLIFEFTENEHMADPEHVAVIVENYRKMGFGTALDDFGAGYAGLGLLARIETDYFKLDMELIRGIDGSERKRVIVEGIVRIAQRLGITVIAEGIETVEELNTLGLLGIRYIQGYLLARPGFRALPEVKLPGGTGAGKRAAA; this is encoded by the coding sequence ATGGCATTCCAGCCGATCGTGGATCTCGAGACCGGGGAGGTGTTTGCATACGAGGCGCTCGTCCGGGGCGAAAACGGCGAGCCTGCATCCGAGGTTCTGGCGGGGGTAACCGACGAAAATCGCTATGCTTTCGATCAGCAGTGCCGGGTCGCCGCCATCAAGGGCGCTGTTGCGGCAGGCATTCTCGGCACTCAGGCGCGGCTCTCGATCAATTTCCTCCCCAATGCGGTCTATTCGCCGCTCGCCTGCATCCAGCTCACCCTGCAAACCGCGCGCGAGGTGGGCTTCCCGACCGAGCGCCTGATCTTCGAATTCACCGAAAACGAGCACATGGCCGATCCCGAGCACGTCGCGGTGATCGTCGAAAACTACCGCAAAATGGGCTTCGGCACGGCGCTGGACGATTTCGGCGCAGGCTATGCCGGTCTGGGGCTGCTCGCCCGGATCGAGACCGACTACTTCAAGCTCGACATGGAACTGATCCGCGGAATCGACGGCTCGGAGCGCAAGCGGGTGATCGTGGAGGGCATCGTCCGGATCGCCCAGAGGCTCGGCATTACCGTCATTGCCGAGGGGATCGAGACCGTCGAAGAGCTCAACACGCTCGGCCTGCTGGGGATTCGTTACATCCAGGGCTACCTGTTGGCGCGCCCCGGTTTCAGGGCACTGCCCGAGGTGAAGCTGCCCGGAGGCACCGGCGCGGGCAAGCGCGCCGCCGCCTGA
- the rpsA gene encoding 30S ribosomal protein S1, with protein MATAANPTRDDFEALLNEQLGDADDGGFEGRVVKGTVTAIENGMAMIDVGLKSEGRVDLREFMRNEDEHGLEVGSEVEVFVDRVENADGEAMLSRDRARREAAWDRLESEFGEGKRVEGRIFGRVKGGFTVDLDGAVAFLPGSQVDIRPVRDVTPLMDQPQPFQILKMDRRRGNIVVSRRAVLEETRAEQRSELINDLAEGQVVDGVVKNITDYGAFVDLGGIDGLLHVTDMSYKRVNHPSEVIEIGQTVTVQIIRINAETQRISLGMKQLESDPWDGVAAKYPVGMKLTGQVTNITEYGAFVEVEPGIEGLVHVSEMSWTKKNVHPGKIVSTSQEVEVMVLEVDSEKRRISLGLKQAQRNPWEEFAEAHPVGSEVEGEVKNATEFGLFIGLPGDVDGMVHMSDIAWGISGEDALALHRKGEEVKAIVLDVDIDKERISLGMKQLEKGAPTEAAAGGSLRRGETVTVTVLEVRDGGLEVQVGEDGATGFIKRSDLGRDRDEQRPDRFQAGQKIDALVTGFDRSKKPTFSIKAYQIAEEKEAVAQFGSADSGASLGDILGEALKKKED; from the coding sequence ATGGCAACTGCAGCCAACCCCACGCGCGACGATTTCGAAGCGCTTCTCAACGAACAGCTCGGCGATGCCGACGACGGAGGCTTTGAAGGCCGCGTCGTCAAGGGCACCGTCACCGCGATCGAAAACGGCATGGCCATGATCGATGTCGGCCTGAAGAGCGAAGGCCGCGTCGACCTGCGCGAATTCATGCGCAACGAAGACGAGCACGGCCTCGAAGTCGGCAGCGAAGTCGAAGTCTTCGTCGACCGCGTCGAAAACGCCGATGGCGAAGCGATGCTCAGCCGCGACCGCGCCCGCCGCGAAGCCGCGTGGGATCGCCTCGAAAGCGAATTCGGCGAAGGCAAGCGCGTCGAAGGCCGCATCTTCGGCCGCGTCAAGGGCGGCTTCACCGTCGACCTCGACGGCGCCGTGGCCTTCCTTCCCGGCAGCCAGGTCGACATCCGCCCCGTGCGCGACGTCACCCCGCTGATGGATCAGCCGCAGCCCTTCCAGATCCTCAAGATGGATCGCCGCCGGGGCAACATCGTCGTCTCGCGCCGCGCCGTGCTCGAAGAAACGCGCGCCGAACAGCGCAGCGAACTCATCAACGATCTGGCCGAAGGCCAGGTGGTCGACGGTGTGGTCAAGAACATCACCGATTACGGCGCCTTCGTGGACCTGGGCGGCATCGACGGCCTGCTCCACGTCACCGACATGAGCTACAAGCGGGTCAACCACCCCAGCGAAGTGATCGAGATCGGCCAGACCGTGACCGTCCAGATCATCCGCATCAATGCCGAGACGCAGCGCATCAGCCTCGGCATGAAGCAGCTCGAAAGCGATCCGTGGGATGGCGTCGCAGCCAAGTACCCGGTCGGCATGAAGCTGACGGGCCAGGTGACCAACATCACCGAATACGGCGCCTTCGTCGAAGTCGAGCCGGGCATCGAGGGCCTGGTCCACGTCTCCGAAATGAGCTGGACCAAGAAGAACGTCCACCCGGGCAAGATCGTTTCGACCTCGCAGGAAGTCGAAGTGATGGTGCTGGAAGTCGATTCCGAAAAGCGCCGCATCTCGCTCGGCCTCAAGCAGGCCCAGCGCAACCCGTGGGAAGAGTTCGCCGAAGCGCACCCCGTGGGCAGCGAAGTCGAAGGCGAAGTCAAGAACGCCACCGAATTCGGCCTGTTCATCGGCCTTCCGGGCGACGTCGACGGCATGGTCCACATGTCCGACATCGCGTGGGGCATCTCGGGCGAAGACGCGCTGGCGCTTCACCGCAAGGGTGAAGAGGTCAAGGCGATCGTTCTCGACGTCGATATCGACAAGGAACGCATCAGCCTGGGCATGAAGCAGCTCGAAAAGGGTGCGCCGACCGAAGCCGCCGCCGGTGGTTCGCTGCGTCGCGGCGAGACTGTCACCGTCACCGTCCTCGAAGTCCGCGATGGCGGCCTCGAAGTCCAGGTTGGCGAAGACGGCGCGACCGGCTTCATCAAGCGTTCGGACCTCGGTCGCGACCGCGACGAGCAGCGTCCGGATCGCTTCCAGGCCGGCCAGAAGATCGACGCGCTCGTCACCGGTTTCGACCGCAGCAAGAAGCCGACCTTCTCGATCAAGGCGTACCAGATCGCCGAAGAGAAGGAGGCGGTTGCCCAGTTCGGTTCGGCCGACAGCGGCGCCTCCCTCGGCGACATCCTGGGCGAAGCGCTCAAGAAAAAGGAAGACTAA
- the gloB gene encoding hydroxyacylglutathione hydrolase, producing MLQIHQFPCLSDNYGFLLHDPDSGETAAIDTPDGGEYLKQAEAKGWTITQIWNTHWHPDHAGGNEAIVEATGAKTIAPQEVDRIATIDRVVAHGDKVTLGQHTARVIDVSGHTNGHIAFHLADDGIAFVGDSVFALGCGRMFEGEPPQFWDSLERIKALPPETTLYCAHEYTQANAKFALHADPENDALQAYAREIEAARAKNEPTVPTVLSRELETNPFLRADAPDMQARWGGENPADTFAKLRAAKDDF from the coding sequence ATGCTCCAGATCCACCAGTTCCCCTGCCTGTCCGACAATTACGGCTTTCTCCTCCACGATCCCGACAGCGGGGAAACCGCCGCGATCGACACTCCCGACGGGGGGGAATACCTGAAGCAGGCCGAGGCCAAGGGCTGGACGATCACCCAGATCTGGAACACCCATTGGCACCCTGACCATGCGGGCGGGAACGAGGCCATCGTGGAGGCGACGGGGGCCAAGACGATAGCTCCGCAGGAGGTGGACCGCATCGCGACGATCGACCGCGTGGTGGCGCATGGCGACAAGGTGACGCTGGGGCAGCATACCGCGCGGGTGATCGACGTATCGGGCCACACCAACGGCCATATCGCTTTCCACCTTGCCGATGACGGCATCGCCTTCGTCGGCGACAGCGTCTTCGCGCTCGGCTGCGGGCGCATGTTCGAAGGCGAGCCGCCGCAGTTCTGGGACAGCCTCGAGCGGATCAAGGCATTGCCGCCCGAGACCACCCTCTATTGCGCGCACGAATATACGCAGGCGAACGCCAAATTCGCGCTTCATGCCGATCCCGAGAACGACGCGCTGCAGGCCTATGCGCGAGAGATCGAGGCGGCCCGCGCGAAGAACGAGCCGACGGTGCCCACGGTACTGTCGCGCGAGCTCGAGACCAATCCCTTCCTGCGGGCTGACGCGCCCGACATGCAGGCGCGCTGGGGCGGTGAGAACCCGGCGGATACCTTCGCCAAATTGCGCGCGGCCAAGGACGATTTCTGA
- a CDS encoding GNAT family N-acetyltransferase, with protein sequence MSPGRVVVRCDDLTGEASRSLIELHLRGMHEHSPPDAIFALGLDGLRQPDVEVWSAWREDRIAGVGALRKLSPDQGEIKSMRTHPDHVRQGIADAILGTIIERARDLGMKRLSLETGSGAGFDAAIAFYRSRGFREGEAFGDYVRSDFNQFFHRAL encoded by the coding sequence GTGTCGCCCGGCCGGGTTGTCGTACGCTGCGATGACCTGACGGGCGAAGCCAGCCGTTCCCTGATCGAACTGCACCTGCGCGGCATGCACGAGCATTCGCCGCCCGACGCGATATTCGCGCTGGGTCTCGACGGGCTTCGGCAACCCGATGTCGAAGTCTGGTCCGCGTGGCGGGAGGATCGCATCGCAGGGGTGGGCGCCCTGCGAAAGCTCTCGCCCGACCAGGGCGAGATCAAGTCGATGCGCACGCATCCCGATCATGTCCGTCAGGGCATCGCCGATGCCATCCTCGGGACGATCATCGAGCGTGCGCGCGATCTCGGCATGAAGCGACTTTCGCTGGAAACCGGCAGTGGGGCGGGGTTCGATGCCGCGATCGCCTTCTATCGGTCGCGCGGCTTTCGCGAAGGCGAGGCCTTCGGCGACTATGTACGCAGCGACTTCAACCAGTTCTTCCACCGCGCGCTCTAG
- a CDS encoding F0F1 ATP synthase subunit B family protein gives MADIASLATAAAGTYSEGVIEVEDSHGSYEEPTLFWLESYQWVSVAMLILVLIAIFVGKVHKTIGKGLDDRIAAIREELDEAKRLRAEAETLRDEYAAKIANAENNAEAMLENAKAEAESILTNAEAESKALVERRKRMAQDKIAAAERDAIADVRAKAAAAAAQASRKLIGENLDAETDRKLADDLIAGI, from the coding sequence ATGGCTGATATCGCAAGCCTCGCGACTGCCGCCGCCGGCACCTATTCCGAAGGCGTGATCGAGGTCGAGGACAGCCACGGTTCCTACGAAGAGCCGACGCTGTTCTGGCTCGAATCGTACCAGTGGGTATCGGTCGCGATGCTCATCCTGGTGCTGATCGCGATCTTCGTGGGCAAGGTCCACAAGACGATCGGCAAGGGTCTCGACGATCGCATCGCCGCGATTCGCGAAGAGCTCGACGAGGCCAAGCGGCTTCGCGCCGAGGCGGAGACGCTGCGCGACGAATACGCGGCCAAGATCGCCAACGCCGAAAACAATGCCGAGGCAATGCTCGAAAACGCGAAGGCCGAGGCGGAATCGATCCTCACCAACGCCGAAGCCGAGAGCAAGGCGCTGGTCGAACGCCGCAAGCGCATGGCGCAGGACAAGATCGCCGCCGCCGAGCGCGATGCGATCGCAGACGTGCGCGCCAAGGCCGCAGCGGCGGCAGCCCAAGCCAGCCGCAAGCTGATTGGCGAGAACCTCGACGCAGAGACCGACCGCAAGCTGGCGGACGATCTGATCGCGGGTATCTGA
- a CDS encoding F0F1 ATP synthase subunit B family protein has protein sequence MPQIDQLAETYSSQIFWLLVFFGITFFVVGRGMVPRVMDTMDKRSKQIADDISAAQSARDQADKEEEAWRVRENENRARAQALISEAKAEAAAKSEKKMSAAQKRLDKKLEEADARIAEARDSALTEIEAVATEAAQDIVAQLAGIKVTKPAANAAVKESLAHG, from the coding sequence ATGCCCCAGATCGATCAACTCGCCGAGACCTACTCCAGCCAGATCTTCTGGCTGCTGGTGTTCTTCGGCATCACCTTCTTCGTCGTCGGCCGTGGCATGGTGCCGCGGGTGATGGACACGATGGACAAGCGCAGCAAGCAGATCGCCGACGATATTTCGGCGGCGCAGTCTGCGCGCGACCAGGCGGACAAGGAAGAAGAGGCATGGCGCGTGCGCGAGAATGAAAATCGCGCGCGGGCACAGGCCCTGATCTCGGAAGCCAAGGCCGAGGCGGCCGCCAAGTCCGAGAAGAAGATGTCCGCCGCTCAGAAGCGGCTCGACAAGAAGCTCGAAGAGGCGGACGCCCGCATCGCCGAGGCGCGCGATAGCGCCCTGACCGAGATCGAAGCGGTCGCCACCGAAGCCGCGCAGGACATCGTCGCGCAGCTTGCCGGGATCAAGGTGACCAAGCCCGCCGCCAACGCGGCAGTGAAGGAGAGCCTGGCTCATGGCTGA
- a CDS encoding F0F1 ATP synthase subunit C: MDAEAAKLLGAGLAAIGCGLAALGVGNVFASFLDGALRNPGAADGQQGRLFIGFAGSELLGLLAFVIAILLIVG; this comes from the coding sequence ATGGACGCTGAAGCCGCAAAGCTGCTCGGAGCCGGTCTCGCTGCAATCGGGTGCGGTCTCGCCGCGCTCGGCGTGGGCAACGTCTTCGCCTCGTTCCTCGACGGCGCGCTGCGCAACCCCGGTGCCGCCGACGGCCAGCAGGGCCGCCTGTTCATCGGCTTCGCCGGTTCGGAACTTCTCGGCCTGCTGGCCTTCGTCATCGCGATCCTTCTGATCGTCGGCTGA
- a CDS encoding F0F1 ATP synthase subunit A: MHQFTIEPIGSWANWDMNGVNIAFTNSALWMMITTILVIAFVQMGTKQQLIPGRWQVAVESLTGFIDNLVQSSIGKEGRKYIPYIFTLFIFILFGNLLGLMPMGLVNVHPFTFTSHFSVTGVLAIMSFSIVLAVGFWKHGLKFFTLFVPHGTPIFMLPIIAPIEFISFMVRPFSLALRLFVAMMAGHILLKVFAGFVISGGLGGIGTGLIVSIPSIVMMIAISALEILVAGIQAYVFALLTALYINDAEHLH; encoded by the coding sequence ATGCACCAGTTCACCATCGAACCGATCGGTTCGTGGGCAAACTGGGATATGAACGGCGTCAACATCGCGTTCACGAACAGCGCGCTGTGGATGATGATCACCACCATCCTGGTGATCGCGTTCGTGCAGATGGGCACCAAGCAGCAGCTTATCCCCGGCCGCTGGCAGGTCGCGGTCGAAAGCCTCACCGGCTTCATCGACAACCTCGTCCAGTCGAGCATCGGGAAAGAGGGGCGCAAGTACATCCCCTATATCTTCACGCTGTTCATCTTCATCCTGTTCGGCAACCTGCTGGGCCTGATGCCGATGGGCCTGGTGAATGTGCACCCCTTTACCTTTACCAGCCACTTCTCGGTCACCGGCGTGCTTGCGATCATGAGCTTCTCGATCGTGCTCGCGGTCGGCTTCTGGAAGCACGGTCTCAAGTTCTTCACCCTCTTCGTGCCGCACGGAACGCCGATTTTCATGCTGCCGATCATCGCGCCGATCGAGTTCATCTCGTTCATGGTGCGCCCCTTCAGCCTCGCGCTGCGGCTGTTCGTGGCGATGATGGCGGGGCACATCCTGCTGAAAGTGTTCGCGGGCTTCGTCATCAGCGGCGGGCTCGGCGGCATCGGCACCGGCCTGATCGTCAGCATCCCGAGCATCGTGATGATGATCGCGATCTCGGCGCTCGAAATTCTCGTCGCGGGCATCCAGGCCTATGTGTTCGCGCTGCTGACGGCGCTGTATATCAACGACGCCGAACACTTGCACTGA
- a CDS encoding AtpZ/AtpI family protein, which produces MSDDKSAREPIPEDARIDALEARLKAAREREEKRSGSESKRKADADYRSGNRVLADLLGGLIGGSVIGFGVDTLAGTWPWGLLVGLFAGIGVAFRNIFRMAGTQSPPSDEG; this is translated from the coding sequence ATGAGCGACGACAAGTCCGCACGAGAGCCCATACCCGAGGATGCGCGGATCGACGCGCTCGAGGCGCGGCTGAAAGCCGCACGCGAGCGAGAGGAGAAGCGTAGCGGATCGGAAAGCAAGCGGAAGGCCGATGCGGATTATCGCAGTGGCAACCGCGTGCTGGCGGACCTCCTGGGTGGGCTTATCGGTGGCTCGGTGATCGGTTTCGGCGTGGATACGCTGGCCGGGACCTGGCCCTGGGGTCTGTTGGTCGGCCTGTTCGCAGGAATAGGCGTGGCCTTCAGGAACATCTTCCGCATGGCCGGAACGCAAAGCCCGCCTTCAGACGAAGGCTGA
- the radC gene encoding RadC family protein — protein sequence MSAPAPAPPSASGHRERLRNRLLTGGAEALADYEVLEYLLFAAIRRGDTKPLAKALLARFGSLARVLEAEPAALAKSPGMGEASAAALKAVALAARRMARSEVANRPVIANWHALIDYLTADMAHLTVERVRVLYLDTKNRLVQDHHVGDGSIDEAAIHPREVIRRGLDLGAAALILVHNHPSGSPEPSRADILVTQRIAEAGRLLGIAVHDHVIIGQGRHVSLKAKGLI from the coding sequence CTGTCCGCGCCGGCCCCTGCCCCGCCCTCGGCGTCCGGACACCGCGAGCGTCTGCGCAATCGCCTGCTGACCGGCGGGGCCGAGGCGCTGGCCGATTACGAAGTCCTCGAATACCTGCTCTTCGCCGCGATCCGCCGGGGCGATACCAAGCCGCTCGCCAAAGCGCTGCTCGCGCGCTTCGGCAGCCTCGCCCGCGTGCTGGAAGCGGAGCCCGCAGCGCTCGCCAAATCGCCGGGCATGGGCGAGGCGAGCGCGGCTGCGCTGAAGGCGGTGGCGCTGGCGGCGCGGCGCATGGCGCGCAGCGAGGTCGCGAACCGCCCGGTGATCGCCAACTGGCACGCGCTGATCGACTACCTCACCGCCGACATGGCGCATCTGACGGTGGAGCGCGTGCGCGTGCTCTATCTCGATACCAAGAACCGGCTGGTGCAGGACCATCACGTGGGCGACGGATCGATCGACGAGGCCGCGATCCATCCGCGCGAGGTGATCCGCCGCGGGCTGGACCTGGGTGCGGCGGCGCTGATCCTCGTCCACAACCATCCCAGCGGCAGCCCCGAGCCGAGCCGGGCCGACATCCTCGTCACGCAGCGGATCGCCGAGGCCGGGCGGCTACTCGGCATCGCAGTCCACGACCACGTGATCATCGGTCAGGGCCGCCATGTCAGCCTGAAGGCGAAAGGGCTGATCTAG